A genomic stretch from Etheostoma cragini isolate CJK2018 chromosome 8, CSU_Ecrag_1.0, whole genome shotgun sequence includes:
- the sinhcaf gene encoding SIN3-HDAC complex-associated factor, protein MFGFHKPKMYRSLDGCCICRAKSSSSRFTDSKRYEKDFRSCFGLSETRSGEICNACVLLVKRWKKLPVGTKKNWNHVVDARGGPSLKITSRPKKIKSISKKARPSQISRLQKELKRNNSDAHSTTSSTSPAQSPSYSNLSDDGSDTELSPGSSRSPVFSFLDLTYWKRQKVCCGIIYKGRFGEVLIDPHLFKPCCRKKRQQQQQEEEEEEEEEEDEEEEVEIEEGQVGVDVSGHKSQTEEEVKETPRCEENAKPAQLCVTVTTPPTRSGAVMEDGW, encoded by the exons ATGTTTGGCTTTCACAAGCCAAAAATGTACAGGAGTTTGGACGGCTGCTGCATCTGCCGCGCAAAGTCGTCAAGCTCTCGTTTCACGGACAGTAAGCGGTACGAGAAAGACTTCAGGAGCTGTTTTGG ACTGAGTGAAACGCGATCAGGAGAAATCTGTAACGCCTGTGTGCTGCTGGTGAAACGATGGAAAAAGTTACCTGTGGGAACCAAGAAGAACTGGAACCAT GTTGTTGATGCCAGAGGAGGTCCCAGCCTAAAGATAACTTCCAGGCCCAAGAAGATAAAGTCCATCTCCAAGAAAGCCCGGCCGAGCCAGATCAGCAGGCTGCAGAAAGAGCTTAAAAGAAACA ATTCAGATGCTCACAGCACCACCTCCAGTACCTCCCCAGCTCAGTCTCCCAGCTACAGCAACCTGTCAGATGACGGTTCAGACACTGAGCTCAGCCCTGGATCCAGCCGCTCCCCTGTTTTCTCATTTCTGGACCTCACCTACTGGAAGAG GCAAAAGGTGTGCTGTGGAATAATCTACAAGGGCCGCTTTGGGGAGGTGCTCATTGACCCCCATTTGTTCAAACCTTGCTGCCGCAAAAaacggcagcagcagcagcaagaggaggaagaagaggaggaggaagaggaagatgaggaggaagaggtagAGATAGAGGAGGGCCAGGTGGGTGTCGATGTCAGCGGGCATAAATCCCAGACAGAAGAGGAAGTGAAGGAGACACCAAGGTGTGAGGAAAATGCAAAGCCTGCACAGCTATGTGTAACCGTGACAACACCTCCAACCAGGAGTGGGGCGGTGATGGAGGATGGGTGGTAA